From a region of the Teredinibacter turnerae genome:
- a CDS encoding DUF819 domain-containing protein, whose protein sequence is MQAPLITNDATVLGLLTVILGAVFFSTQSNHPVFRKFYSVVPAILLCYFLPSLMNTLGVIDGDHSQLYFVASRYLLPTTLVLFVISVDIRQIMRLGPKALILFFTGTFGVVIGGPVALLAISWVSPELIGNNGPDAVWRGMTTVAGSWIGGGANQAAMKEIYAVGNDVFSAWVAVDVIVANLWMAVLLTLAAKSKDIDRRNGADTTAIVQLQQSIAKYQAENARIPTLNDVMIIVAVGFGVTGLSHFCADLIAPYLQENYPGLARFSLHSRFFWMVVIASTIGIALSFTRARHLEAAGASRLGSAMLYILVATIGTHMNLMAIFETPIYFVIGFIWMCCHAGLMLLMAKLLRAPLFFMAVGSQANVGGAASAPVVAAAFHPALAPVGILLAVLGYAVGTYMAWICGQVLIVIN, encoded by the coding sequence ATGCAAGCTCCACTGATTACCAACGATGCCACGGTGCTCGGCCTTCTGACTGTGATTCTCGGCGCAGTTTTTTTTAGCACGCAAAGCAACCACCCCGTATTTCGCAAATTTTATTCTGTTGTCCCCGCCATCCTGCTCTGCTACTTCCTGCCGTCGCTGATGAATACCTTGGGTGTGATTGACGGTGATCACAGTCAGTTGTATTTCGTCGCCTCCCGCTATCTCCTGCCGACGACCCTGGTGCTGTTTGTGATCAGTGTCGATATTCGGCAAATCATGCGGTTAGGCCCCAAAGCGCTGATTTTATTTTTTACCGGCACTTTTGGTGTGGTGATTGGCGGGCCCGTAGCGCTGTTGGCGATTTCGTGGGTTTCGCCGGAATTAATTGGCAACAACGGGCCGGATGCGGTCTGGCGCGGTATGACCACAGTGGCAGGCAGTTGGATTGGCGGCGGTGCCAATCAGGCGGCGATGAAGGAAATATACGCAGTCGGTAACGATGTGTTTTCTGCCTGGGTTGCGGTGGACGTGATTGTCGCAAACCTGTGGATGGCTGTGCTGCTGACGCTTGCGGCCAAGAGTAAAGACATTGATCGTCGCAACGGCGCCGATACCACCGCAATCGTGCAGTTGCAGCAATCCATTGCCAAATATCAAGCAGAAAATGCGCGCATCCCCACGCTTAACGATGTGATGATCATTGTCGCCGTGGGCTTTGGTGTTACCGGTTTATCACATTTCTGCGCTGACCTCATTGCGCCCTATTTACAAGAGAATTATCCGGGGCTCGCCCGGTTTAGTTTGCACTCACGTTTTTTCTGGATGGTGGTGATTGCCTCCACCATTGGGATTGCCTTGTCATTTACCCGTGCTCGCCACTTGGAAGCCGCCGGTGCCTCTCGATTGGGGTCAGCCATGCTTTACATTCTGGTGGCCACAATCGGCACCCATATGAATTTAATGGCAATTTTTGAAACGCCAATATATTTCGTGATTGGCTTTATCTGGATGTGCTGTCATGCCGGGCTGATGTTACTGATGGCGAAGTTGCTGCGAGCGCCGTTGTTTTTCATGGCGGTGGGCAGCCAGGCGAATGTGGGGGGTGCGGCGTCTGCCCCCGTGGTTGCCGCAGCATTTCACCCCGCGTTGGCGCCGGTGGGTATTTTGCTGGCGGTGCTGGGCTATGCCGTGGGCACCTATATGGCATGGATTTGCGGTCAAGTATTGATTGTAATTAATTAA
- a CDS encoding ethanolamine ammonia-lyase subunit EutB, which translates to MRYSYTLGTTRYHFTNLAELMAKATPARAGDRLAGVIAHTAQERVIAQMALADVPLKNFLNEALVPYEEDEVTRLIIDTHSADAFAPISHFTVGDFRNWLLSDAADSATLAQVRPGLTPEMVAAVSKIMRNQDLILVAKKCQVTTAFRNTIGLPGRFSTRLQPNHPTDDSTGIAASILDGLMYGSGDAVIGINPATDNLAQCQNLLHMLDEIIQHYQIPTQSCVLTHVTNAIEAIELGAPLDLVFQSIGGTEATNTGFGFNLAHLAQAEAAAQSLARGTVGNNVMYFETGQGSSLSANAHWGLDQQTCEVRAYAVARQYNPLLVNTVVGFIGPEYLFDGKEIIRAGLEDHCCGKLLGLPMGVDVCYTNHAQADQNDMDTLLTLLAVAGCTYIMGIPGADDIMLNYQTTSFHDALYARQVLGLRAAPEFEAWLEKMQIIETHQPAKLLDAMPDTFARTLEHLSDSDNSDARAEAGQ; encoded by the coding sequence ATGCGTTATAGCTACACCCTGGGCACCACCCGCTATCACTTTACCAACCTCGCGGAATTGATGGCCAAGGCCACGCCCGCGCGGGCAGGCGACCGACTGGCCGGCGTAATCGCGCACACGGCACAAGAACGGGTAATTGCCCAAATGGCATTGGCCGACGTCCCGCTAAAAAATTTCCTCAATGAAGCACTGGTGCCTTATGAAGAGGATGAAGTTACCCGGCTGATCATTGATACCCACAGCGCAGACGCATTCGCACCTATCTCCCATTTTACCGTCGGCGATTTTCGCAACTGGTTACTGAGCGATGCCGCCGACAGCGCAACCCTGGCGCAAGTTCGCCCGGGCCTCACGCCAGAAATGGTCGCCGCGGTCAGTAAAATCATGCGCAATCAGGATCTGATCCTGGTCGCCAAGAAATGCCAGGTAACTACCGCTTTTCGCAACACCATCGGCCTGCCCGGCCGCTTTTCCACACGCTTGCAACCGAATCACCCGACCGATGACAGCACCGGTATCGCGGCGAGTATTCTCGACGGCTTGATGTACGGCAGTGGCGATGCGGTGATCGGCATTAATCCCGCAACGGATAATCTGGCGCAATGCCAAAACCTACTGCACATGCTCGACGAGATTATTCAGCACTACCAGATCCCCACTCAATCCTGCGTGCTCACCCATGTCACCAACGCCATCGAAGCTATCGAACTGGGCGCGCCTCTCGATCTGGTGTTTCAGTCCATCGGTGGCACTGAAGCCACCAACACCGGTTTTGGCTTTAACCTCGCCCACCTCGCCCAGGCGGAGGCGGCGGCGCAAAGCCTGGCGCGAGGAACTGTCGGCAACAACGTGATGTATTTTGAAACAGGGCAAGGCAGCTCGTTGTCGGCCAACGCCCACTGGGGGCTCGACCAGCAAACCTGCGAGGTGCGCGCCTACGCCGTTGCGCGGCAATACAATCCGTTGCTGGTAAATACCGTGGTGGGTTTTATCGGTCCGGAATATTTATTCGACGGCAAGGAAATTATTCGCGCGGGGCTGGAAGATCACTGTTGCGGCAAACTGCTGGGGCTGCCCATGGGGGTAGACGTGTGTTACACCAACCACGCCCAGGCCGACCAGAACGATATGGATACACTCCTCACCTTGCTCGCCGTGGCTGGCTGCACCTACATTATGGGGATTCCCGGTGCCGACGACATTATGCTGAATTATCAAACCACGTCGTTTCACGATGCGCTCTACGCGCGGCAGGTTCTCGGATTGCGCGCCGCACCGGAATTCGAAGCCTGGCTGGAAAAAATGCAGATTATTGAAACCCATCAGCCCGCGAAACTGCTCGATGCCATGCCCGACACTTTTGCCCGTACCCTGGAGCATCTATCCGACAGCGACAACAGCGACGCGCGCGCGGAGGCCGGCCAATGA
- the eutC gene encoding ethanolamine ammonia-lyase subunit EutC: MKRPHVVANPWQQLRRFTDARIGLGRAGTSLPTHELLAFQLDHARAQDAVHLPLDLARLATDLSALPALAPLGDIIHLRSRAADRNQYLQRPDFGRRLHEDEIPRLHHLSTSTEYDLAIVIADGLSSQAVQQNTAPMCEALLSALHNDDQSWQLAPLCVVQQGRVAVGDEVGEQLKAKAVVVLIGERPGLSSPDSLGIYLTWQPKVGRNDGERNCISNVRPQGLSCSEAARRLLYLLKESRRLQLSGVDLKDRTISDTSTIQNGAKNFLLPS; the protein is encoded by the coding sequence ATGAAACGCCCGCACGTAGTCGCAAACCCCTGGCAGCAGTTGCGTCGATTTACCGATGCCCGCATTGGTCTCGGCCGCGCTGGAACCAGCCTGCCCACCCACGAATTACTCGCCTTTCAATTGGATCACGCACGCGCGCAGGACGCTGTTCACCTGCCGCTTGATCTCGCCCGTTTGGCTACCGATCTCAGCGCACTACCAGCGCTCGCGCCACTGGGTGACATTATTCACCTGCGCTCACGCGCCGCAGACCGCAACCAGTATTTACAGCGCCCGGATTTTGGGCGTCGCCTGCACGAAGATGAGATCCCTCGCTTACACCACCTAAGCACCAGCACCGAGTACGACCTCGCCATCGTGATTGCCGATGGTCTCTCCTCACAAGCAGTACAACAAAATACCGCCCCTATGTGCGAAGCCCTGTTAAGTGCCCTGCACAACGACGATCAATCCTGGCAGCTGGCCCCCCTGTGCGTGGTACAGCAAGGACGTGTGGCCGTCGGCGATGAAGTCGGCGAGCAGTTAAAAGCCAAAGCGGTCGTGGTGCTTATTGGCGAACGGCCGGGTTTAAGCTCTCCGGACAGCCTGGGGATCTATCTCACCTGGCAACCTAAAGTCGGTCGCAACGACGGTGAGCGAAATTGCATCTCCAACGTTCGCCCGCAGGGGTTAAGTTGCAGCGAAGCTGCCCGGCGCTTGTTATACCTGTTAAAGGAATCCCGCCGCCTGCAGTTGAGTGGCGTCGACCTGAAAGATCGCACCATAAGTGACACCTCAACTATCCAGAATGGTGCAAAAAACTTCCTGCTGCCAAGTTAA
- a CDS encoding TRAP transporter small permease subunit, which produces MPRFIKGYVHYVELFNRRIGRLMMYGIFAMVAILMWSSISKTFFMPSLWTLEAAQFSMVAYYILGGAYAMQLRANVRMDLFYGEWSTKTKAWVDVFTIFFLIFYLGVLLYGGFESTSYSFEYDERSRTAWRPYMWPIKATMCFGLVMMILQSFAELFKDIARIRGEKI; this is translated from the coding sequence ATGCCCCGTTTTATAAAAGGCTACGTGCATTACGTCGAATTGTTTAATCGGCGGATTGGCCGATTGATGATGTATGGCATTTTTGCCATGGTCGCAATTCTCATGTGGTCCTCTATTTCCAAAACTTTCTTTATGCCCTCGCTGTGGACTTTAGAAGCCGCGCAGTTTTCCATGGTTGCCTACTACATACTCGGCGGCGCCTATGCCATGCAATTGCGTGCGAATGTGCGCATGGATTTGTTTTACGGCGAATGGTCTACCAAAACCAAAGCCTGGGTCGACGTGTTTACTATTTTCTTTTTAATTTTTTATTTGGGGGTTTTGCTCTACGGCGGCTTTGAAAGCACCTCCTACTCCTTCGAATACGACGAACGCAGCCGCACGGCCTGGCGGCCTTATATGTGGCCAATTAAAGCCACCATGTGCTTTGGCCTGGTGATGATGATCCTGCAGTCGTTCGCTGAGTTATTTAAAGATATTGCCCGCATTCGAGGAGAAAAAATCTGA
- a CDS encoding TRAP transporter large permease, translating into MSHSMIATMMFALMMLLMVTGQRVFAAIGAVAAVAALLLWGTGGADIPFTAAMKLMKWYPLLTLPMFIFMGYILSESKIADDLYKMFHVWMGPVHGGLAIGTIGLMVLVSAMNGLSVAGMAIGATIALPELLRRGYNKKMVTGVVQAGSSLGILVPPSVVLVLYAMIARQPVGQLWLAGIVPGLIMAALFIVYIAIRCRMNKELGPVLPKEERQVSMAEKLRLLRAGLLPLGIFAVMMVPFVNGWTSLVESSALGAMAALLAAIFKKRMNKVVFENSVRNTLAISCMFMWIILAALGFGAVFDGLGAVKAIEALFTDQWGLSPWTILILMQLSFIIMGTFLDDTAMLVIVAPLYVPLVQALGFDLIWYGVLYTVTTQIAYMTPPFGYNLFLMRAMAPPEISLRDIYGSILPFVMIMVFALALIMVFPQLALWLPEYVYQK; encoded by the coding sequence ATGTCCCACAGCATGATCGCCACCATGATGTTCGCATTGATGATGCTGTTAATGGTTACCGGCCAGCGGGTATTCGCCGCAATTGGCGCGGTAGCCGCCGTCGCTGCACTTCTACTCTGGGGCACCGGCGGTGCGGATATTCCGTTTACCGCTGCAATGAAACTCATGAAGTGGTACCCGCTACTCACCTTGCCCATGTTTATTTTTATGGGGTACATATTGTCGGAATCTAAAATTGCCGACGACCTCTATAAAATGTTTCATGTGTGGATGGGCCCGGTACACGGCGGGCTCGCCATTGGCACTATTGGGTTGATGGTATTGGTATCGGCCATGAACGGCTTGTCGGTGGCGGGCATGGCGATTGGTGCCACTATCGCGCTGCCTGAGTTATTGCGCCGCGGTTACAACAAAAAAATGGTAACCGGCGTTGTACAGGCTGGCTCGTCGCTAGGCATTCTTGTTCCGCCATCGGTGGTGCTTGTGCTTTACGCGATGATTGCACGCCAGCCGGTGGGTCAGTTGTGGCTCGCAGGCATAGTGCCGGGGTTGATAATGGCTGCATTGTTTATTGTGTATATCGCCATTCGTTGCCGGATGAATAAAGAACTTGGGCCGGTTCTACCGAAAGAAGAACGTCAGGTCAGCATGGCCGAAAAGCTGCGCCTGTTGCGCGCAGGTTTATTACCACTGGGCATTTTCGCGGTAATGATGGTGCCTTTCGTCAACGGTTGGACCAGCCTCGTCGAGAGTTCCGCGTTAGGTGCAATGGCCGCTTTGCTCGCAGCAATCTTCAAAAAGCGCATGAACAAAGTGGTGTTTGAGAATTCGGTGCGCAATACGCTGGCGATTTCCTGCATGTTTATGTGGATTATTCTTGCCGCTCTCGGTTTTGGTGCAGTGTTCGACGGCCTCGGTGCGGTAAAAGCTATCGAGGCGCTGTTTACCGATCAATGGGGATTAAGCCCCTGGACCATTCTGATTTTAATGCAGCTCTCGTTCATTATCATGGGAACCTTTCTCGACGATACCGCCATGCTGGTTATCGTCGCTCCCCTGTATGTGCCGCTCGTTCAAGCGCTCGGTTTCGATCTTATCTGGTACGGCGTACTTTATACAGTTACTACGCAAATCGCTTATATGACGCCACCTTTTGGCTACAACCTGTTTCTGATGCGAGCGATGGCACCGCCGGAAATCAGCTTGCGGGATATTTACGGGTCGATCCTACCATTTGTGATGATTATGGTTTTCGCTCTGGCGTTAATCATGGTGTTTCCACAGCTCGCTCTGTGGTTGCCTGAATATGTGTATCAAAAATAG
- a CDS encoding TRAP transporter substrate-binding protein, which produces MKSRRNFIASAAALAGAATLTPPRLYAAKPKIKWRMQTYAGPALAEHVVKPAIESFNRIAGEEMQIELYFADQLVPTGELFRALKKGTLDAVQSDDDSMASPTDVTVFGGYFPFGSRYSLDVPVLFNQYGLGKIWEEEYAKVGVKHLSAGAWDPCHFATKKPINSLKDLKGLRVFTFPTAGRFLAQFGVVPVSLPWEDVEVAVQTGELDGIAWSGITEDYTVGWANVTDYFLTNNISGAWIGSFFANMDRYNELPDKLKELLKLTMDSSHYYRQWWYWGGEAKLRVDGTKMKLTSIPDEEWDQVEAAAHVFWDKIAKESKTKAKVVEIFKKYNADMAKAGRPYRYS; this is translated from the coding sequence ATGAAATCCAGACGTAATTTTATCGCTTCCGCTGCAGCGCTTGCCGGTGCTGCCACTCTCACACCGCCGCGCCTGTACGCCGCCAAGCCAAAAATCAAATGGCGTATGCAAACCTACGCTGGACCGGCATTGGCAGAGCACGTGGTTAAGCCAGCAATCGAAAGCTTTAACCGCATTGCCGGTGAAGAAATGCAAATTGAGTTGTATTTCGCCGACCAGTTGGTGCCCACAGGTGAACTCTTCCGCGCGCTCAAAAAAGGCACTCTGGATGCAGTTCAATCCGACGATGACTCCATGGCATCCCCTACCGATGTGACCGTATTCGGTGGTTACTTCCCCTTCGGCAGCCGCTACTCGCTGGATGTACCCGTGCTGTTCAATCAATACGGGCTCGGCAAAATCTGGGAAGAAGAATACGCAAAAGTGGGCGTTAAACACTTATCCGCCGGTGCCTGGGACCCCTGTCACTTCGCCACCAAAAAACCGATTAACAGCCTGAAAGATCTAAAAGGCTTGCGCGTGTTTACCTTCCCCACCGCTGGCCGCTTCCTTGCACAATTTGGTGTCGTGCCGGTATCACTGCCGTGGGAAGACGTAGAAGTTGCGGTGCAGACTGGCGAGCTGGACGGTATCGCCTGGTCAGGCATTACTGAAGATTACACTGTTGGCTGGGCCAATGTGACCGACTACTTCCTCACCAACAATATTTCCGGTGCCTGGATAGGTTCATTCTTCGCGAACATGGACCGCTACAATGAACTGCCAGATAAATTAAAAGAATTGCTGAAGCTCACGATGGACAGCTCGCACTACTATCGCCAATGGTGGTACTGGGGCGGCGAAGCCAAGCTGCGTGTCGATGGCACCAAAATGAAATTAACCAGCATTCCCGACGAAGAGTGGGATCAGGTTGAAGCCGCTGCTCACGTTTTCTGGGACAAAATTGCGAAGGAATCCAAAACCAAAGCGAAGGTGGTGGAAATTTTCAAAAAGTACAATGCCGATATGGCCAAAGCAGGTCGACCTTACCGGTATTCTTAA
- a CDS encoding group I truncated hemoglobin yields MYRLLISVVFFIGIVACSHTPERNNSNTLYADLGGQQGLENLVDSFIHNIGQDPAILPFFHDSKVSRFRDLFIVHLCSLANGPCSYSGDSMEDIHTGMHIDEAHFNRVVELLVDAMNENHISVATQNRILARLAPMRASIIHR; encoded by the coding sequence ATGTATCGCTTGTTGATCTCTGTGGTATTTTTTATCGGTATTGTTGCTTGCAGTCACACGCCGGAGCGAAACAACAGCAATACATTGTATGCCGACCTTGGCGGCCAGCAAGGGCTGGAAAACCTGGTGGATAGTTTTATTCACAATATCGGGCAGGACCCGGCTATTCTGCCTTTTTTTCACGATTCTAAAGTATCGCGCTTTCGCGATCTTTTTATTGTGCACTTGTGTAGCCTAGCGAATGGACCGTGCAGCTATTCGGGCGATTCGATGGAAGACATTCACACAGGTATGCACATCGACGAAGCCCATTTTAATCGAGTCGTTGAACTGCTGGTTGACGCGATGAACGAGAACCACATTTCCGTGGCCACGCAAAATCGTATACTGGCCCGGCTCGCTCCCATGCGTGCGTCTATTATTCACCGTTAA
- a CDS encoding DUF3034 family protein, with amino-acid sequence MKIPVNTRRAALVSVVIAGLVSSAQAIAGGKLLATPGVSQVEGAGGGGIVPWAQLAGYATENSWSASGFCSRADVTDYQLDVCGLQANFFDRVEVSYARQTFEVPALKTDISQDIISAKIRLYGDIVYSRWPQVSLGVQHKKLLDSAVAYALGADEDSGTDFYLAASKLHLAALLGRNVFWNVSVRNTRANQLGLLGFGRRDHTLSTADTFQLEASTALFLSPNWALGYEYRQKPDNLGLGEQAWQDAFIAWFPNKRVNITAAYLDLGSIAGAPEQTGWYVSLMGNL; translated from the coding sequence ATGAAAATCCCCGTAAACACGCGTAGAGCTGCGCTGGTCAGTGTGGTCATTGCTGGCTTGGTTTCCAGTGCACAGGCAATCGCGGGCGGTAAATTATTAGCCACGCCGGGGGTTTCCCAAGTGGAAGGTGCTGGCGGCGGCGGAATTGTGCCGTGGGCGCAACTTGCGGGTTACGCAACAGAAAACAGCTGGAGTGCGAGTGGCTTTTGCAGCCGCGCAGACGTCACCGACTATCAGCTCGACGTCTGCGGTTTGCAGGCGAATTTTTTTGATCGCGTCGAAGTATCCTACGCGCGCCAGACATTTGAAGTTCCGGCGCTCAAAACGGATATATCGCAAGATATTATCTCTGCAAAAATTCGTCTGTATGGCGATATTGTTTACAGCCGCTGGCCACAGGTGTCGCTCGGTGTGCAGCATAAAAAATTGTTAGATTCCGCCGTCGCGTATGCGCTGGGCGCGGATGAAGACAGCGGCACCGATTTTTATCTCGCCGCCAGCAAACTGCACCTTGCGGCGCTTTTGGGTCGCAATGTTTTTTGGAATGTAAGTGTGCGCAATACTCGCGCAAACCAGTTGGGTTTGCTGGGGTTTGGACGCCGCGATCATACGTTGAGTACCGCCGATACTTTTCAACTTGAAGCGTCTACTGCGCTGTTTCTCTCTCCCAATTGGGCATTGGGCTACGAATATCGTCAGAAGCCGGATAATCTGGGCCTGGGTGAACAGGCCTGGCAGGATGCGTTTATTGCCTGGTTCCCTAACAAGCGGGTCAATATCACTGCGGCCTATCTGGATTTAGGTTCGATAGCCGGTGCACCTGAGCAAACCGGCTGGTACGTATCTTTAATGGGGAACCTGTAA